In Littorina saxatilis isolate snail1 unplaced genomic scaffold, US_GU_Lsax_2.0 scaffold_2228, whole genome shotgun sequence, the sequence ACCAAGTCGTCCGTGTCGGTGTCGTCATTCGTCAAGTCGTTCAACCGTGACCCGGAGCCAGAGACTACCAGCCAGCCCGGTGTGACGTCGAGGAAGATTTCTGTGGGTGTCGCATCAAGCGGAGAGAGCGGGAAGCCCATCAACAGCGCTCTGCTGCCGGCCAGCGAGAGAAGGAAGAGCATGCCCGCTCCTTTGTCTGGGTCTTTGCAGCTGACCAAGCCCAACAGTCTCTCTCGTTTCAGGGACCCACCTTTGTCTAGCAGACGTGCCAGCTCCAGGTCTGATGACTTTGAGGCAGATTCTTCATCCGACTACAACTCCGTGCTGAAGTCAAGGCACAGCTTGGCCTCCACAACCTCGCTGAAGTCGGTGATCGCGTCCAGGGAGCATCAGCACAAGGAGGAGCCGCACCACGCCGCGCCGCCCACTGTTGGTAAGGACAAGGAGGGCAGCGGGGTTTCTGGCGTCACGTTCAGGCCACGTTCCTCACTGCATGGTAATCCTGGCGACGTGACGTCACGCAGGGCCAATCGCTCGTCCTGGTCGCCCCAGACCAACACCACTGAGACTGACCCTCACTTCCCCAAAATGATTTTCACGTCTTCTTCACTGCACCACTCTGATCGTTCTGGTTCTCACTCGCACTCTTCTAATTCCTCGAGCCCCAGGCACTCTGCCCACCTGGAGTCCACTATGAAGAAGTTTGACGACCTCCTGTCAGACAAGCACACCTTTGACTCTGAAGAAGAGCTGCCCAAGGTGTCCAACAGCGTGTCGCTTGATCTCCTTAAGTCTCGGAACGCCGGGAGAGTCGCAGCCAGCATGAAGGCCTCGCACGAACCGACAGAGAGTCCTTCTACGCCTGCCAGCGTGCCCACGTCAGACAGTGCTGACGAGGTTGAAAGCTACAAAGCTGCTCCAGCAGTAGCATCAAGAAACAAGGAAATAGCAGAGCCTTCACAGCGGGGCAAAGTTCATGCTAAGGCCGTGGGATCCATACCAGCAGTAGATGGCAGCAAACAAAAGGAAGAGGCAGAATCAGCGTGCAGAGAGGACGCTGGCACACTTCAAAGCCAGTCATCACCCTCAAAAGACTCCCACAAAGAAGAAACGCCGTCTGAAGCGGAGGTTAAAGAAGAGAAGGTTGCTGTTATGCAGCAGAAACCAGCGGAGTCATCACCACAGAATGTCAAACAGCGAACGAAGCCAACGGTCcgagatgatgaagaagaagatgcagGCGATGCCTACCCTGAGGCAGACGCCCCAGCAGGCCCACCAGCTCTGGATATTCAGATGACAGCTGATTCTTACCCTGGCCAAGACACAGAAGCACCTCCAGTAGACATCAGCGCGTCACCAGCCTCTTATCCCAAAGAGGACGCAGCCGATGACCTGGCGCGAGAGATGATGTTTCAGCAGCAGGCTTCCTCCATCGTACAGACCGTTCTAGCCAACGCTGCCAGCTTGCTGCAACAAGAGGAGCCACAagcagaggaagaagaagacgacgacgacgacgcccCTCCTCCAATACCAGATGAagcacccccacccctcccagGGGCTCCTCCACCTCCGATAATCATGAGAAACAACGCTGAAAGGCTTGTAGCCCCTGAGGACATGGAAGTGCTTCCCTCCCAAGACACGAGGTCGGCGAAATCTTCTCCTCGTTCTTCAGAAGAGCGTACATCCAGTGCTGAGGCTTCACCGAGGGAGGTCACAAGACCGACAGCAGCAGAGCATCTAGAACTGGAAGTTGCAGAAGCTGTAGAAGCGGAGACAATACCAGCCAACTTTACACTACCAAATGAGCAGGATCTTACTGGGAAGAATACGGACTCTCACAAACAGGAGGAAAGCCAGGAACCTGTCAATGACGCAGATGTGATGATCTCCTTCGACTCCAACCCTGCAgattctctccctctgtctgtggACACGGACCTGCTAGGCGGTGGTCTGCCAGGGAAGGATCGCTACCTGGAGAACGCGCACGGTGAAAACCCGCCCGTCAGTGACACTTTGTCCCAGGACTCGGGGGTGCAAGACGAAGACATGTCTGAGGACGGGTTGAGATTCTCGCAGGACGACTCCCCGACGTCGCATGGCGACTTCTCCTCAGCCATGATCACGCCGGACGAAATCCCGGTGTCGATTTTGAATGGCAATGACGGTAAAGTGAACGTGGATGTTGTCGAGCATGTTGTCACCAAATCTTCACCTGTTCCTTCACCCCGCGCTTCACCGCGCGTCACTCTGTCACAAGCCTCTTCCCCCACCTCACTGTCACTACGAGACATTACTGTCGTCACCACCCAGGACACCAGTGTTGTCAGCTCACCAAGAGCATCACCTCGGGATAATGTTCAGATTGTTCACGCCTCTCTTACGCAGGTTTCCGCCTCCCCAAGATGCTCTTCAGATCCCCAGCAGACGGAGGCTTCAGTGCCCCGTGGTGGAGCCAGTACAACTGGTGATAGAGGGGAGCGAAAAAGAGACAATTCTGCTGCCAACAGTGCAGCTGTGGACAATGTGGGGAAGGACCACGTGCAATCAGTAGCTATAGACAGCAATAATGACGACAAGGCTGTGAGTAGGGATCGAAGAAGGAAAGACGCAGACAGGGACACAATAGCACAACCTACCACACGCAACGTGAGTTCACCACGATCTCCTTCCCGGTCACCCCGAAAGTCCCCATCACCAGAAGAAGAGGAGACCAGCGAGCAAGAAGACTCCTTCTCCACCTCAGACATCGCTGAAATTGTCAGCTCCAGGAAATGGTGCATCCTGGACCAGAGCGGTAGCATGTTCCTGCACGGTGCCAGCAACTCTACAGTGAGCGTTACCAAGGCAATGATCCGACAGGTGTCGTCGCTGATGCCTGATGACCTGGTGAAGGCGATGGAGGCTGGGAACAAGGACCTGGATGCCGCCAAACTGCCCAAGACTGTGGAGCTGCGAATGGTCTCTGTCCGAGGCC encodes:
- the LOC138955536 gene encoding streptococcal hemagglutinin-like translates to MPAPLSGSLQLTKPNSLSRFRDPPLSSRRASSRSDDFEADSSSDYNSVLKSRHSLASTTSLKSVIASREHQHKEEPHHAAPPTVGKDKEGSGVSGVTFRPRSSLHGNPGDVTSRRANRSSWSPQTNTTETDPHFPKMIFTSSSLHHSDRSGSHSHSSNSSSPRHSAHLESTMKKFDDLLSDKHTFDSEEELPKVSNSVSLDLLKSRNAGRVAASMKASHEPTESPSTPASVPTSDSADEVESYKAAPAVASRNKEIAEPSQRGKVHAKAVGSIPAVDGSKQKEEAESACREDAGTLQSQSSPSKDSHKEETPSEAEVKEEKVAVMQQKPAESSPQNVKQRTKPTVRDDEEEDAGDAYPEADAPAGPPALDIQMTADSYPGQDTEAPPVDISASPASYPKEDAADDLAREMMFQQQASSIVQTVLANAASLLQQEEPQAEEEEDDDDDAPPPIPDEAPPPLPGAPPPPIIMRNNAERLVAPEDMEVLPSQDTRSAKSSPRSSEERTSSAEASPREVTRPTAAEHLELEVAEAVEAETIPANFTLPNEQDLTGKNTDSHKQEESQEPVNDADVMISFDSNPADSLPLSVDTDLLGGGLPGKDRYLENAHGENPPVSDTLSQDSGVQDEDMSEDGLRFSQDDSPTSHGDFSSAMITPDEIPVSILNGNDGKVNVDVVEHVVTKSSPVPSPRASPRVTLSQASSPTSLSLRDITVVTTQDTSVVSSPRASPRDNVQIVHASLTQVSASPRCSSDPQQTEASVPRGGASTTGDRGERKRDNSAANSAAVDNVGKDHVQSVAIDSNNDDKAVSRDRRRKDADRDTIAQPTTRNVSSPRSPSRSPRKSPSPEEEETSEQEDSFSTSDIAEIVSSRKWCILDQSGSMFLHGASNSTVSVTKAMIRQVSSLMPDDLVKAMEAGNKDLDAAKLPKTVELRMVSVRGLNGRPVSVDVTQREDYFVQVTKVHTKNCSVEEGDILMSVDGRSLRNRRPAQVHAQIEGTGPKGAMLTARGVKLPPSVVRQLEERSQDARPKTPDFDSTPTASSPTSSNPNSPTTAVEVSSGVYEVTMTKGVTGVGFCLEGGKASPKGDLPILIKRIFKGGPAEKCGQLKVKDEILAVNGVNFTVMRHYEAWNHLKFLDDGEIHLKIRRGES